From the genome of Nicotiana sylvestris chromosome 2, ASM39365v2, whole genome shotgun sequence, one region includes:
- the LOC104227707 gene encoding U-box domain-containing protein 45: MPNTSTTSNWYLTYIKLRFFTKVRRFLQLKAASKKPLKPSDQPREKSDTLIVIEEGEKGEKGIMGKESDIKDNGWMVLQKSVKKLHFGSSEEKEVAAKEIKKLAKEDLKRRKLMAELGVIPPLVAMIGGSEVVLRRQRLAVQALVELANGSFTNKALMVEAGILSRLPQKPDNLDGNTRQEFAELILSISSLANTQFSMDSSRIIPFVVSILDSSNSSVETKSTCLGTLYNLSSVLENAAILATNGTMTTLFRLSSLKEVSEKALATLGNLVVTLMGKKAMEENPMVPESLIEIMTWEEKPKCQELSVYILMILAHQSSIQREKMAKAGIVPVLLEVALLSSPLAQKRALKLLQWFKDERQSKMGPHSGPQAGRIAIDSPPVSPRAVDESKKLMKKIVKQSLHKNMETITSRANGGSDCSRLKSLVVSSSSKSLPY, from the exons ATGCCTAATACTTCAACAACTAGTAATTGGTATTTGACCTACATAAAGCTTAGGTTTTTCACAAAAGTCCGTCGGTTCCTTCAGCTCAAGGCAGCATCTAAAAAGCCATTGAAACCGTCTGATCAGCCGAGAGAAAAATCAGATACTTTGATCGTGATTGAAGAAGGTGAAAAGGGAGAAAAGGGTATAATGGGAAAAGAGAGTGATATTAAAGATAATGGATGGATGGTTTTGCAAAAATCTGTGAAGAAACTTCACTTTGGGAGTTCGGAAGAAAAAGAGGTGGCAGCCAAAGAGATAAAAAAGTTGGCTAAAGAAGACTTAAAGAGGAGGAAACTGATGGCGGAGCTGGGCGTAATTCCGCCGCTTGTGGCCATGATTGGTGGTTCTGAGGTGGTGCTGCGGCGGCAGAGATTGGCTGTTCAAGCATTAGTTGAGCTTGCCAATGGCTCTTTCAC GAACAAGGCTCTGATGGTAGAAGCAGGAATCTTATCAAGATTACCCCAAAAACCAGACAATTTAGATGGAAACACAAGGCAAGAATTTGCAGAATTGATCTTGTCTATATCATCCCTAGCCAACACCCAATTCAGTATGGATTCCTCAAGAATTATTCCATTTGTAGTCAGCATTCTTGATTCATCCAACTCAAGTGTTGAAACAAAAAGTACATGTCTAGGAACATTGTACAATTTATCCTCAGTGCTGGAAAATGCTGCCATTTTGGCAACTAATGGAACAATGACTACTCTCTTTAGATTGTCTTCATTGAAGGAAGTATCAGAGAAAGCATTAGCCACATTGGGAAATCTAGTAGTTACCTTAATGGGGAAGAAGGCAATGGAAGAAAATCCTATGGTGCCCGAGAGCTTAATCGAAATAATGACATGGGAAGAGAAGCCAAAATGTCAAGAATTATCGGTctatattttgatgattttggctcACCAGAGTTCTATTCAAAGGGAGAAAATGGCTAAGGCTGGTATTGTTCCAGTTCTACTTGAAGTGGCATTGTTGAGTAGTCCTTTGGCTCAAAAAAGAGCATTGAAATTATTACAATGGTTTAAGGATGAAAGGCAGAGCAAAATGGGACCTCACTCTGGGCCACAAGCAGGAAGGATAGCAATTGATTCACCACCAGTGAGTCCAAGAGCCGTTGATGAAAGCAAGAAACTGatgaagaaaattgtgaaacaaAGCCTTCATAAAAATATGGAAACAATTACTAGTAGAGCCAATGGTGGTAGTGATTGTTCAAGGCTTAAGTCCCTAGTTGTTAGCTCAAGTTCTAAGAGTTTGCCTTACTAA